The Candidatus Zixiibacteriota bacterium genome includes the window GGAACTTTGCTCGCCCGGGACGGTACAAGAAACATCACGGCCCAGGGTGGCCGTCGTATATAGATCGTATTACTTCATTTTTGCTTATTGCCCGACTTCGAGGCCGACGTAACAACTTTGCTATCGAACAAACGCCGCTGAAATTCGACTGATCGACTCGAATATCGAGCCGTGTCGAAGTCGGCGGATCATAATTCAGTGAACCGAAAACCACTGGAGGTTTCTATGTTCAAGGTAGCCCCGGTTGTGGCGTTCGCCGCGCTATCCGGCACACTCCTGTTCGGATGCGGAGGCGATACCGGCAGTCCGACGTCGTCGGTTGGCTCCATGTCAGCACTAAACCAGAGCCAATCCCCCCTTAGCCCACCCGAGTTTCCCTCGGATCCCGCCGCTTTCGTAGCTGGAATCACCAATTCTTATCTGGGGTTTGCTCCGGGCAGGGTGTTTCGCTATGAGGCCGACACCGACGAGGGCCACGAGACCATCGTTGTCGAGGTCCTTTCGGAGACCAAGACGATCCTGGGTGTCGCCACTACGGTGGTTCATGACCAGGTGTTTCTCGGCGGGAATTTGATAGAAGACACCTACGACTGGTATGCCCAGGACCAGGACGGCAACGTCTGGTACTTCGGCGAGGACTCCAGGGAGATTTTGGGCGGAGAGGTTGTCAGCACCGAGGGTTCATGGGAAGCGGGTGTGAACAGTGCGACTCCGGGAATTGTCATGCTGGCTGAGCCGCGGATCGGCATGAAGTATCGGCAGGAGTTTGCCGAGGATGTAGCCGAGGACGCCGCCCAGGTGCTCAGTCTCAGTAAGACCGTAACGGTCCCCTTCGGCAGGTTCCAGGGGGCGCTCCAGACTATGGAGTACTCCCCGCTCTCGCCCGGCGCGCGGGAATTCAAGTATTATGCGCCCGGTGTCGGCATGGTTCTCGAGGTCAGTCCGAGTGCTGGGCGCGCGCGTGTCGAGTTAGTGGACGTGCAGGGATAAGCACGACCTCGGTGGCCCACCCGCTCGCGGGTGGGATGAGCATGTCTCACGCAAAAACACAACCTCGGTGGCCCATCCGCTTGAGGATAGGATGAGCATCGCGCCCACGTGAAAACTTCCCGCCGACGCCGCATTTACCGCTACCTGACCTGGCGGAATAGAAAACACGCCCGCCCCAATGCCCCACTAAAACTATTTAGGAGATATTAGTTGGAATGGCACTAGTTCTGTAGGGTGGGGCCGTATCGAACCCGCTATCACCCGGCAGATGCGAATCCCTTGCGGCGGACCGGGCACGTTTATGCGGCAGGGATGGAGCCCTGCCGATCGTTGTTTTTCGATCCCACTACCCCATAAACGGATACCTATAGTCCTTCGGCGGGACGAAGTTCTCTTTGATTGACCGCGGGGAGGTCCAGCGCAGCATGTTCTGGATGCCGCCCGCTTTGTCGTTCGTCCCCGACGCCCGTCCGCCACCGAACGGCTGCTGGCCCACCACCGCGCCGGTCGGTTTGTCGTTGATGTAGAAATTCCCCGCCGCGTTGCGAAGCGTCCGCTCCGCCAGCATGATCGCCTTGCGGTCAGTTGCGAACACCGCGCCGGTCAGCGCGTACGGCGATGTACGATCACACAGGTGCAGCGTCTCGGCGTACTGTGCGTCGTCATAGACATAAATCGTCATCACCGGGCCGAAAATCTCCTCCTGCAGCAGCTTGAAATCAGGATTGGTGGTAACAACCACCGTCGGCTCGATAAAATACCCGCTCGACATATCATACTTTCCGCCGGTCAGGAACTCAGCGTCTTTGGCCTTCGCGGCGAAATCGATATACTCGACAATCGACTTGTACGCCGATTCATCGATCACCGCGTTGAAGAAATTCGTGAAATCCTCCGGATCACCCATCTTGATACTCTTGACCTGCCTGGCCAGCAAATCCTTCACGCGCGGCCAGAGCGATTTCGGAATGTACGCGCGCGAGGCCGCCGAGCATTTCTGGCCTTGATATTCGAACGCGCCACGCGTGATTGCGGTCGCGAGCGATTCCACATCGGCGGTCGGATGCGCCACAATGAAATCCTTGCCGCCGGTCTCGCCGACAATGCGCGGATAGGAACGATACTTTGCGATATTCTCGCCGACCGTTTTCCACATGTTCTGGAACACGCCGGTCGAGCCGGTGAAATGAATGCCGGCGAGATGTTCGTTCTTCAGAATCGTATCGCCGACATCGGCGCCGCGCGCGAAAATCAGGTTGATGACGCCGTCGGGCAGACCGGCCTCGCGCAGGATCTTCATGATGAAATACGACGTGTACACCGCGGTCGACGCCGGTTTCCAGACCGATACGTTGCCGAGCATGGCGGGCGCCGTGGGGAGGTTGCCGTTGATCGAGACAAAATTGAACGGCGTGACGCAGAAGATGAACCCCTCGAGCGGGCGATGATCGGTCCGGTTCCAGACAGTCGGGCTGCTTGCCGGCTGAAATTCGTAAATCTGCTGCATGTAGTACGCGTTGAAGCGCCAGAAATCGGCCAGCTCGCAGACCGCGTCGATCTCCGCCTGAAAAATCGTCTTCGAGTGCGCCAGCATACAGGCAGCATTCGATATGTGACGATACGGCCCGGTGAGTAGATCGGCCGCTTTGAGGAAAATGGCGGCGCGGTGTTCCCACGGCATGTGCGCCCAGGTGATCTGCGCCTCGAGCGCGCTGTCGACCGCCTGTTTGACCTCGGCCTGAGTGACCTGGTAGTAGTAGCCGAGCAGCTGCTTGAAATTGTGCGGGCAGCGGATTTCGATTTTCTTTCCGCCCTTGATTTCCTTGCCGCCGATTATCGACGTTATCTCGATCGGATGCGCTTTCAGCTCGGCGATCGCCTTGACCAGCGCGGCGCGGTCGGCCGAGCCGGGGGCGTAATCACGCACCGGTTCGTTTTTGGGTTCGGGAACGCGAAACAATGACATATCAAACCTCCGTTATCCGGCAGATGAGGACATCTGCCGGGCACGTTTATGAGGGTCCGCCGCGGCGGAAACCCGCCATCAATTACGCAATGATACGAGGTTGCGGTCACGAGGGCAAGTAGGTCGAGTTGATGTGGGTGGCAGCCTCTCCCGGTCTGCCACCGATAAGCTGCGAGGGGCGGGCAGACGAGGACCCCGGATCAAATCCGGGGCAGGGTCTACCGCGCACACAACGCGAGGCATTGGCGCACTACGAAACAGGCCGACCACGCCGCAAACGAAAAGCTACCTGGTCACCTCTTTTGTTGATTCCCGCCGCCCGGACCGAATCTTTGGCCCATGACTTACTCAACCGGTAAGTTCATTCTCATAGCGCTCTTCACAGTCCTCCTGATTGTGCTGGTCAATCTGGTCTGGTGGGTTAACTACCAGCGCACTGAGCAGATGCTGGAGGACCAGCTCGGGCGTCGGCTGGCGGCGGTGGCCTCAGGGGCGAGCATCAGCTTCCCGCCCGAACAGGTGGACAGCCTGTGCTACGGCAGTCTCGACGCCTATTTCCGCGCGCTCTCGGTCATGGAACAGGTGCGGCAGTCAGATTCGCTCTCCGAGGTGTTCATTCTCGATGAAGACTATTACTACCTTGCTACGACTTCGCTCGAATCAGATTCAACCTACTTCCTCTCCGAGATCCACGCCGGCCGTATCGACTCGGTCCTGTTCGGCCTCACCGCCGGCGTTTGCCTGACCCCCACCTATCGCAGCGGAGATCTCTATCTGAAATCAGCGTTTGCACCGCTACTCCGCGGCGACAATGTGGTTGTGGCGGTGGTGGGAGTGGAAGCCAGTGTCGACTATTTCGATTCTCTCACCGAGCTTCGCCACAACCTCTATTATGCCTCGGGGTTCTCGCTGTTGGCCGGGCTGGTGCTCGGCCTCATATTCCTCTGGTGGCAGAGGCGAATAAACGCCGCCGAGCAAAAGCTCTTTCTCGGCGAAACCCACGCCCATCTGGGTCGGATGGTGGCGGTGGTCGCACATGAACTTCGCAACCCGCTCATGATCATCCGCGCTTCGGCCGAACGGCTTCAAAAGAAGACGGCCCAAAGCGAGGCCGGTTTTGTCATGGAAGAAGTCGACCGCCTCAACGAGATAGTCACCGGCTATCTCGAGTTCGCCCGCGCGGGCGGCTCGCTTCTCAAATCGGAACAACCGTCGGAAATCAACCTCCACGAACTGGTTGTCGGCGTGCGAAAACATCTCGCCGAGAAATATGCGGGACAGGAGATTACCTGGCTGGGCCAAGATGTGCCGGCAGAACTGTCCATGGTCAGTTACGCCCGTTCTCTGCGGCAGGTGCTTCTCAACCTGCTTTTCAATGGTGTCGAGTCCTGCCTGGCAGCGGGCAGGCGGGTTGCGGTCGGACTTACCGCAAACGAAGACGGCACCTTCGTACAGATGAGCGTGATCGATCGCGGCGGCGGCCTCTCGCGAAAGGAGCAGCGCCGGGTGTTCACGCCGTTCTATACTACGAAGCAGTCCGGGTCAGGTCTGGGCTTGTATTTGAGCCGGACGATTGTCATCGAAATGGGCGGCGAGATCAAACTGAAATCGCAACCGGGACAAGGTACCGAGATCATGATCCGCCTGCCCAAGGCAGCCAGAAAGTAGCGTATGGCAAGCATACTTGTTGTCGACGATGAACCCAAGATGACGTCGCTCATTTGCGGCGCGCTCGAGGACGAAGGGTACCGGGTGACTACGACTGTCGATCCCCATGAAGCGCTCGCCCTGATCGCGAAACATTCCTTTGATTTGGTCATCACCGACCTGGCCATGCCCCAGATATCGGGGATGGAGGTGCTGGACAAGGCGCTCGAGAGGGGGGACTGCGACGTTGTCATGATGACCGCTTACGGCACCGCCGAAACCGCGGTAGCAGCCATGAAGAAAGGGGCCGCCGATTATCTCATCAAGCCGTTTGCGCTTGACGAGCTGGTCATCCTGGTCAAGCGGCTGACCGAGAAGCGGAAAACGGCATCGCTGGCCACTCATTTCCAACAGGCGGCCAGGGCTGAGCTTTCGCGGGAACTGATCGGCTCGTCGCCCGCCGCGTCAAAACTCCGCCGGATGATCGAACAGGTAGCGCCCACCGATGCTACCGTCCTCCTTACCGGCCGCTCCGGCACCGGCAAAGAACTGGCCGCGCGAATGATTCACGATCTTTCCAGCCGGAAGGCGGGGCCGTTTATTGCGGTCAACGCCGCCGCTTTGCCGGAGACCCTGCTGGAATCGGAGCTCTTTGGGCATGAGAAAGGAGCCTTCACCGGGGCTGTATCGCGCAAGCTCGGCCGCTTTGAACTGGCTGATAAAGGGACGATCTTCCTCGACGAAATCGGTGAGATCGCCCTGCCGGTGCAAACCAAGCTGCTTCGAGTGCTCGAAGAGCGCAGGTTGGTCCGGGTCGGAGGAGTGGACATGGTCGATGCCGACGTGCGCGTTATTGTGGCGACCAACAAGAACCTGAAGGACGAAACCCGCGCCGGGCGCTTCCGCGAGGATCTCTACTTTAGGCTTAACGTGTTTCCGATCGAACTGCCGCCCCTGGCGGACCGCGGCGAGGACGTAATCGAACTGGCCGAGCATTTCCTCCGCGAACGGCGGCTGGCCCAGCCCAAACTCGATCCGTCAGTCCGAGAGCTCTTTCTCGCTTACGACTGGCCGGGGAATATCCGCGAACTAAGAAACGTCCTCGAACGGGCAGTGATACTCTCAGGCGGCGGGCCGCTGACTTCGGAACACTTTGCGTTGGAGGCCGACACCGCACCGATAGGCCCGGCACAATCACGGTCATCGGGCGGCGGGCTGGACCAGTCGGAGAGAGATATGATTCTGGCCGCCCTGGACCAGGCAAAAGGGAATAAAACCGAAGCTGCCCGGCTGCTGAAAATCACGCGGCGGCGGCTGTACAGCCGAATGAGGGCGCATGGCCTTGAGACGTAGAACCGCGGCGTGCTCCCAATTGATCGGGAGCACGGACCATGCTCCCGGTGGCACGGCAAGAAAGGCGGCTCATGAGGTATGGGCCGATCGGGTCATCAGATGTACCGTTTCGTACAGCTCAGCTTGGTTAAGAGTGGCAGTGCTGGCGATAATTAGTTGATTAACAAGAACATAGGATGGACGATAGATACGGCACCCGGTTTGTGGCTTCTCTGGCTGAAAAGAGGCGTATAATATGATCAGAAAGCTACTGATATTCACGATAGGCTTGGCGCTATTCGTCTCCATGCCGGACGGGGTGGTGGCACAGGGGGATCCCCAGCAGAACCGGGAGCAGCTCAGATACGAACTCCAGCGCACCGATGATCTCATCGCCCAGGCCCGGATGGCGGTGCAAAGCTCCGGCAATGCCCTGGCCGCTCGAGCGCTCGAACAAGCGGAGCAGTTGCAGAGCGGCGCCCGTCGGGCGTTTGACGGCGGCACCTATCTGCTTTGCATCTCCCTTACCCGCAAAGCCCGCGAACAGGCCAGTCTGGCGATCTCGATCAGCCGTCAGGCCGAACAACTCGAGGGGGTGCTCCAGGGCAGGCTGGAACGGGCGCACGACAACCTGGAGCGGGTCCGCGACGAGCTCCCTACGCCGCTCAATCCGACCATGAGCACGCTGGTCGACCAGGCCCGCTACTACCTGGCCCAGGCGTGGGAGTTTTACCGCCAGGGACGGTTCCTGGCCTGCGCCAAGCTGGTAGAACAGGTGGAGCAGACCATCCGCCGATTGGCCAGCCTGGCCCAACTGGGTGAGCAGGCGGGCGAGAGTTTTCAGTACCGCCTGGAGAATGTCCAGCGCCTTCTGGAATACGCCCGCGAACAGGTGGCCGATTGTGACTCGGAAGCCGGCCGTGAGTTTCTGGGGCAGGCCGAGCGATCGCTGGGACAGGCCCGCGATTTTCACGCTCAAAACCAAATCCGGGCCGCCCTGACCGCCCTGGGCCATGCCCGCGAATCGGCCCGCAAAGCGGCCCGCGAATGCCAGTCCGGCGACCGCCTTCGGCTACGCCACGACCGCCTTAACTCGGAACTGGACCGACTTTGGGAGCAGCTTAGGGCGGCCGGCCCGGGGGCCGGGAGCACGGCGGCCGAAGAACTGCTGCGGCAGGCCTCGGAGCAGCTTCGCCTGGCCGGGCAACATCTGGCGGAGGATCGCATCGAGTCGGCGCAACTGTCCCTTCAGGCGGCCCAAATCGCCCTGCGCCAGGCGCAGCGCTACCTCAGCGGAGAGAGATAGGTAACCGGGAGAATGCTTGCGCACCTTTAGCCTGGCCGCGCTTGTTGCGATGGCGATCGCCGCCGGCTTGCCCGGGAGCACGCTCTCCGGGCCGGGGCTGTCGCTGAAAGCCGGGGTCGGCTATGAGTTCTTCTCCCAGGAGTTTTTTCTGGACAGTCTGGCCCAGGCCGGCGCGGATTCCCTTGAGATAACCACCGCCCTAAAAACGACTTATCTCGATGACCTCAAGGCCCAGGTCCGAATCGGCTATATCCCCTTAGAGGATTACCGGCTCGAACTCGACGGTTTCTACGAACAAACCGAGGACAGCTACCGGCTCCGCGGCTACTGGAATCATCGCCCGGCATTCGGTCCTTTCCGCTTGGATTGGAATTCAGAGGTGGACTGGCGCGACGGCACCCCGGAAGTCGGCGAAGCGGACCCCGGATACCTCACCGGTAGCGGCCGGGTAAAACTGGCTTATCCGGTAACCCTGTCGACCAGCCTGTGGACCCGGGGCAAAGCCGAGTTTGTTCGTTTTGACTCGGTCGAAACGGGAGCATTCAACTATCGTCGGTTCACAGGCGAGATTGGGACCTCTTACACCACGAGCAATTATTCGCTGCTCTCTTTTTCCGGGTTCTTCACGAGAAGACATGTGCCCGATTCGCCTGAGCAGGAATACCAGAGTATCGGCCTCGATGCCTCGTTTCTTGGCTTCTACACGAGCGGTGAGATCGACATACTATCCCGCTATGAGTCAAGGGATTACAATCGCAGTGGCAATCTCGACGATTACGGACGTTGGGATCTCGACCTGCGTAACCGCCATAATCTGAGCCGTCGTTTTTTTGCCCGCGAGGAGATAGAGCTTGAACTAATCGCCTTTGATACAACGAGTTACCTAACCAGCACCTACCGTCGTATCGAAACGTGTGTCATGGCCGGACTGACCGGCGAGTCCGGATCGATCGCCGCCGGGCCACGGCTCGAACTTCTGCGCGAATCCCAGACCGAGTCGTATCTGATTGCGGAGGATTACACTGAATACGGTATCAAGGCGCAGTTTGATTTCATCCGCCCAAGCCAAGTCTTTGGGTCGCTTGAGACTGTGGCTGGTGTCCGGGATCGGCGCGAGGTAGGGACCGACCAAACCTCCTATTCCGATTTCGTTTTCGAACGGCTGAGTCTGCTGGGCGACTGGACCCCGGCTAATGGTTTGAGCCTCAACGTGCTCCTCTCGGTCGACTGGGAGTGGCACGACAACCCCGACCAAAACAGCCGCCTGGTTCTTTTGACAAGCAATCTGGTTTACGCCTTTTGAGCCGTAGGTCGGGACTTTCGCGTCTGTCCGCCGTGACGGGGTCCCCGACACCGGGCGATGGCAGAACCGCCGGCTGCTCGCTTCCGCGAGCGGCCCATGGGTTCTGCCCTACCAGTGTCCGGAGGCGCTGCCGCGCACGAGCCAGCGAACCGGGCAGACCAGGAGGTCTGCCGCGCACACGCCCCAGTTCTTATTACTACAAGCTGTAGTATTTCGACTTTTCGCTAGAAAACTCAAAAAAAGTCTTGACAAAACAGGGGGTACTGCTTATCATGGAGCCGTCTAGGGAAATAGTTGTGTGATGAACGCTTCTGTTTTGAGTCCCCAGCACCTTCGGTAACGTTAAGTTAAACTTAAGGTTGCCAGTACTCAAGCCCGTAACCAGATCGTTTCAGAAAATTACGAAGCTGTCAAGGGTGTTTTGTACCCATTGCGGTTTTGCTAATTCTATACGTCTTTCTCTGAACCAGTTCCAGAGAGATTGAGCGGGGGCCGGGGATCACGAGTTTGTGGGTCCGTCTGGAATCTCGCCACTCTACTTGGAAAGGGTCAATGCCGAGTCCCGATGGCATCGGGTATTCGGTCATCATTGGCGATTGCGCACTTTGCATCATGTGCGAGGCAATTGCCGGTAACTCTAAGTTTAGTTGAGTACTAAAGGAGCATTAAATGATGCATAAAAGAACGCTTCATTCTTTGCTGATAGTCTCCTTTATAGTGGCACTTTCGTCAACATTGTTGGCCGCCGACGCGGTCATTGTCCAGGACAAGCCGGGACTTCTGCGCTGCGTCGACCAGTCAGCCACGGTTACAGCCAATATCGATGCGCCGATTAGCGCTCTCGAGGTTGTGCTGCAAGCAACCAACAATACGGTTATCGAAAACGTAACGGTCACCTGGAATCTGCCGGCCGGTGTTCTGACCGATCGGTTCATCGACCTGACCCAGTATCCGTTGATCCGTTTTGCCGCTATAAACACCAGTGGTGACCCGAGTGAAGATTATGGCGCCGGCACCGGTCGTGCTGTCGCTACGATCAACTTCCGCACGAAGAACGTTTGCTCGGGCACGGTTGACATTGAAGGAGCCATCTGGCCCAGCGCCCCGCCCTTTGGTGTCATTCAGACCCAGTTTGTCGATGCCGGCACCGGCGACATTCGGTTAGCCGCAGTCACTTCCGGCACGATCAGCGTTGCCAACGACGATCCGACAGTCGGCGACATCACCGGCGGTCCGTTTACCATTCTCCATGGCACCCTCTTCCAGAGGACTCTGACCGCGACTGATGACGATGTGGCCAATGGCTGCGAAACCCTGACTTTCTTCCTACAGCAGGGTCCCGCGGGCATGACTGTTGTCGGCAATACCCTGAGCTGGACGCCGACCGGCGCCCAGGTTTGCCAGTACGACGGTGACATTATTGTCGGTGTCCGCGACAACTGCCAGGCCCAGGATCTATCTGCGCCTTTCAGAATCTGCGTGACCAACAACCCGCCGGCGTTTACCGACGTTCCGGCTGCTACGAACGAGATCAACTACGGGCAGACCTTCTCGTATGACATCGATGCCGTAGATCCCGATCCGGGTCCGTATGGTCCGTTCTACAATCTGGTTGGCTGGAGCTATCCTCAGACCCCACCGACTGTTGACGCCAACACCGGTGAGCTCGTTTGGGATACCGGCCTGGATCTGCCGTTTGGCGGCGTGTTCAATATCTCTGTTGCAGTGAATGACGGTGCTGCGATTTGCGAATGCGCCCCGAACAACGCCGACACGGTGACCTTCCAGGTCACGGTCTACCTGCTCCAGGTTCACATTGCCAAGGCCGAAAGGGTCTTCATTGGCCAGCCTGTGGTAGTGCCGGTCACGATCTCCGATATCAGCTTCTTTAATGCTGAGATCGGCGGTTTTGACATTCTGATCCAGTATGACAATTCCGCCATGATTCTGCAGTTCGCCGACGAAGGCTCCTTCCTCACCGACTGTGAGTGGGAGTACTTCACCTATCGGTTCGGCCCGTATGGTAACTGCGGTCCGGGCGCCTGCCCGAGCGGTGTTGTGAGAGTGGTCGCCCTGGGCGAGACCACCGGCGGAAACCTGGCCCATCACCCGACCTGCTGGTCGGTCGAGCCGGGTATGGAGCTGTTTTCACTGCACTTCCTGGTTTCTAACGACGCCAATCTGGAGTGCCAGTTCGCTCCCATCCGCTTCATCTGGTACGACTGTGCCGACAACGGTCTCTCCAGCCGCGACGGTGCGATCTTCTACATGTCTGAATACGTGTGGGATTTCGCCGGCTTCGATCCGGGTGGAGACCCGATCTTCACCGATATCACCGGCCTGGATCAGACCATGCCGACTCTGACCGGTGCGCCGTCTCCGGAATGCGACGTTTTCACGCAGAAGGGTCGTCCGTGGCGCCTGGTTCACTTCCGCAACGGCGGTCTTGACCTCATCTGCGCCGACTCGATCGACGCGGTGGGTGATATCAACCTCAACAGCATCGCGTACGAAATTGCCGACGCGGTCATGTTCACCAACTACTTCATCAACGGGTTGGCGGCTTTCGGTACCCACGTTGAGGGTTCGATTGCGGCCTCCGATACCAACAAAGACGGTATCACCCTGTCGGTGGCGGACCTGGTTTACCTGATCCGTGTAATCGTCGGCGACGCTCTGCCGTATGACAAGATCTCGCCGGTTGCGGCCAGAATCACCTACGGCGGCGGCATCTTCAGTGTCGATCGGCCGATGGGCGCGGGCTACATTGTCGTCTCCGGCGACGTTACCCCGACCCTGCTGGCAGGCAACATGGAGATGGTGTACGGCTACAATGGTGAGAACACCAATATCCTGGTGTGGAGCCGTGAGGGCAACAGCTTCTCCGGCACCTTCCTGCGTGTTGACGGCCAGGTCGTCAAGACCGAATTCGCTACCGATATGGGTCAGCCCGTGGTGGCGAAGGTTGTACCGGCCGACTTCTCGCTGAGCCAGAACTACCCGAACCCGTTCAACCCGAGCACCAAGATCGACATTGCGATCCCGGGCATCGGTGTTGAGTGGAAACTGAACATTTACAACATCACGGGTCAGCTCGTGGAGAGCTTCTCCGGTGTTGCCAATGACGAGTTCCAGACGGTGATTTGGGATGCTTCTGACGTGTCCTCGGGTGTCTACTTCTACAAGCTGACAGCCGGGAACTTCAGCGACACCAAGAAGGCAGTGTTCCTGAAGTAAGGAATATCGTCTTCGAGGTTGGCTGACAAGCCAATATGGAAGAGCCCCGTCCGCCTTGGCGGACCGGGGCTCTTCTTTTTTTGAATCAGGCGTGGGGAGACCGTGTTTCGATCATCGTCCTGGAGGCGGCTGTTGAAAACGCCCATCGTAGGGCCATTGCGAGCAGAGATGCGCCGCGTCTAAGCGGTCGCATCGTAGCGCGGCAATCTCAGCACGGAGTGCCTTCCCAACTAATGACTCCTAATCGTGGGCGGCAGACCTCCCGGTCTGCCGCATCCAGAT containing:
- the pruA gene encoding L-glutamate gamma-semialdehyde dehydrogenase encodes the protein MSLFRVPEPKNEPVRDYAPGSADRAALVKAIAELKAHPIEITSIIGGKEIKGGKKIEIRCPHNFKQLLGYYYQVTQAEVKQAVDSALEAQITWAHMPWEHRAAIFLKAADLLTGPYRHISNAACMLAHSKTIFQAEIDAVCELADFWRFNAYYMQQIYEFQPASSPTVWNRTDHRPLEGFIFCVTPFNFVSINGNLPTAPAMLGNVSVWKPASTAVYTSYFIMKILREAGLPDGVINLIFARGADVGDTILKNEHLAGIHFTGSTGVFQNMWKTVGENIAKYRSYPRIVGETGGKDFIVAHPTADVESLATAITRGAFEYQGQKCSAASRAYIPKSLWPRVKDLLARQVKSIKMGDPEDFTNFFNAVIDESAYKSIVEYIDFAAKAKDAEFLTGGKYDMSSGYFIEPTVVVTTNPDFKLLQEEIFGPVMTIYVYDDAQYAETLHLCDRTSPYALTGAVFATDRKAIMLAERTLRNAAGNFYINDKPTGAVVGQQPFGGGRASGTNDKAGGIQNMLRWTSPRSIKENFVPPKDYRYPFMG
- a CDS encoding HAMP domain-containing sensor histidine kinase; translation: MTYSTGKFILIALFTVLLIVLVNLVWWVNYQRTEQMLEDQLGRRLAAVASGASISFPPEQVDSLCYGSLDAYFRALSVMEQVRQSDSLSEVFILDEDYYYLATTSLESDSTYFLSEIHAGRIDSVLFGLTAGVCLTPTYRSGDLYLKSAFAPLLRGDNVVVAVVGVEASVDYFDSLTELRHNLYYASGFSLLAGLVLGLIFLWWQRRINAAEQKLFLGETHAHLGRMVAVVAHELRNPLMIIRASAERLQKKTAQSEAGFVMEEVDRLNEIVTGYLEFARAGGSLLKSEQPSEINLHELVVGVRKHLAEKYAGQEITWLGQDVPAELSMVSYARSLRQVLLNLLFNGVESCLAAGRRVAVGLTANEDGTFVQMSVIDRGGGLSRKEQRRVFTPFYTTKQSGSGLGLYLSRTIVIEMGGEIKLKSQPGQGTEIMIRLPKAARK
- a CDS encoding sigma-54 dependent transcriptional regulator, which translates into the protein MASILVVDDEPKMTSLICGALEDEGYRVTTTVDPHEALALIAKHSFDLVITDLAMPQISGMEVLDKALERGDCDVVMMTAYGTAETAVAAMKKGAADYLIKPFALDELVILVKRLTEKRKTASLATHFQQAARAELSRELIGSSPAASKLRRMIEQVAPTDATVLLTGRSGTGKELAARMIHDLSSRKAGPFIAVNAAALPETLLESELFGHEKGAFTGAVSRKLGRFELADKGTIFLDEIGEIALPVQTKLLRVLEERRLVRVGGVDMVDADVRVIVATNKNLKDETRAGRFREDLYFRLNVFPIELPPLADRGEDVIELAEHFLRERRLAQPKLDPSVRELFLAYDWPGNIRELRNVLERAVILSGGGPLTSEHFALEADTAPIGPAQSRSSGGGLDQSERDMILAALDQAKGNKTEAARLLKITRRRLYSRMRAHGLET
- a CDS encoding T9SS type A sorting domain-containing protein — its product is MMHKRTLHSLLIVSFIVALSSTLLAADAVIVQDKPGLLRCVDQSATVTANIDAPISALEVVLQATNNTVIENVTVTWNLPAGVLTDRFIDLTQYPLIRFAAINTSGDPSEDYGAGTGRAVATINFRTKNVCSGTVDIEGAIWPSAPPFGVIQTQFVDAGTGDIRLAAVTSGTISVANDDPTVGDITGGPFTILHGTLFQRTLTATDDDVANGCETLTFFLQQGPAGMTVVGNTLSWTPTGAQVCQYDGDIIVGVRDNCQAQDLSAPFRICVTNNPPAFTDVPAATNEINYGQTFSYDIDAVDPDPGPYGPFYNLVGWSYPQTPPTVDANTGELVWDTGLDLPFGGVFNISVAVNDGAAICECAPNNADTVTFQVTVYLLQVHIAKAERVFIGQPVVVPVTISDISFFNAEIGGFDILIQYDNSAMILQFADEGSFLTDCEWEYFTYRFGPYGNCGPGACPSGVVRVVALGETTGGNLAHHPTCWSVEPGMELFSLHFLVSNDANLECQFAPIRFIWYDCADNGLSSRDGAIFYMSEYVWDFAGFDPGGDPIFTDITGLDQTMPTLTGAPSPECDVFTQKGRPWRLVHFRNGGLDLICADSIDAVGDINLNSIAYEIADAVMFTNYFINGLAAFGTHVEGSIAASDTNKDGITLSVADLVYLIRVIVGDALPYDKISPVAARITYGGGIFSVDRPMGAGYIVVSGDVTPTLLAGNMEMVYGYNGENTNILVWSREGNSFSGTFLRVDGQVVKTEFATDMGQPVVAKVVPADFSLSQNYPNPFNPSTKIDIAIPGIGVEWKLNIYNITGQLVESFSGVANDEFQTVIWDASDVSSGVYFYKLTAGNFSDTKKAVFLK